AGCTCGTCGGGTGAATCCAAGTTCCATTGCGGTATTCGCTTTTAAATATTTGGTAATCTCCCACAGAATCCTCTTGCATCCATGCGACGATGATATTCCCCGCTGCGTCGATAGCGCTCGAAGCGTAATAAGAAGGGGTTCCGTCCACCGAAATATTATCTGACAGGGCTTTGGGGTGATACCAGGCGGGAGGGACGGTCGGGGTATCGGTTGGTTCATCGGAGTTTGTTGGGAATAATCGAGTCTTGTTGAGTCCAATCCCGCCGAAAGCATCAGAGTTCTCAAATTGTTGTTTGCTTTTGATACATTTTTAATTCGACCGCGATCTTTCGTAGGCTAAAAGCCTCGGGAGATATGTGCCAAATTGGCTTTGAGAAAAAGTTTAATATGTATTAAACTGCGAGGCCTATGATGAAGGAGCAGGAATGAACACGTCTCATCCACCAGTGGTGATTATAGGGGCGGGCCTTGCGGGCTTAGCCTGTGCAATAACACTGCATAAAAGCAGTGTGCCTGTAGTTCTTTTAGAAAAATCAGATCAAGTTGGGGGGCGAGTGCGAACCTTCCGCGATCAAGGTTATTTGCTGGATCATGGTTTTCAGGTTCTGTTAACGACCTATCCTGAACTTAAAAATTTTTTAGATCTCGATCAGCTGGACATGAAGTATTTTAACTCTGGCGCGCTGATCTACACTCCCGACAAATTGCGGTTACTGGCAAATCCGCTGATACATCCGAGTCATCTGATCAACGAAAGTTTTTCCGATATCGTCAGCTTTAAAGACAAGGCTTTGGTTCTCAAGCTGATCACAAAACTACTGATGTTCTCAGACGATAACTCAAGGGAAATGAGGACCATCGATTTTTTGCGAAACTTTGGATTTTCCGACCACTTTATCGAAATTTTTTGGCGCCCTTTCCTGGCCGGTGTTTATCTTGATTTGGATCTGGAAGTTGATGCGGGATATTTTATGTTTCTGATGCGCAATTTTAGTAAAGGGCGTGTCGGTGTGCCCGCCCAGGGAATGCAGGAGATTCCGCTGCAAATGCTTGGTCAGCTTCCGAAATCTCAGGTGGAGGTGAATGCTCAAATCGAGTTCTTTTCAGCAAACGAGGTTCGCATGAGAGATGGGCGAGTGCTTCCCGCAAAAGCGGTTGTGGTCGCTCATTCCGAGGAGAAAGATTCTACAGATTCGATGACCAATCCAGCTTTTAGAGGAGTGGTAAATTATTACTTTAGCACAACTACGGATCTGAATTGGGACGCTTGGCTTCTGCTCGTTCCGCCCCAATTTGGATTACAAATCAATAATGTGAGTGTGATGAGCAATGTATCCGCAGACTACGCTCCTCCCGGTGAGCAACTGATCTCTGTGAGTTTGGTCGGCCATTCCGATCCCGGTCAGGAGGTCGTGAAGGCCGAGTTGCAAAAGATTGCGGGTGTTCCGGTTCCGCTGAAATTTATTCGAAAATTTCATATTAAAAAGGCTCTGCCAAAAAGTTATAGCGGCACTCACACCGAGATTAAAGACGGAGTTTATTTTTGTGGAGACCACTTAAGTAGCCCGTCACTTAATGGAGCTTTACAGTCGGGACGGCTCACGGCTCAAAAAATTATGGAGAATATGGGCCATCGAGTTTGAGGGCAGAGTGGAAGAGTCATCAATGAAAAGTGCCATTTGGTTTACCAACGATCTTCGGGTGTATGATAATAAGGTGGTCGCGAAGGCCATTGAGCAGAGCTCCAGCATGATCGGATTTTTTATTCTCCCAAACTTGCAATCGCAGCCTCAGAAGACGTTTTTAATGGAGTCTTTGGAGGATCTTGCCTTGCAACTTAAGGCAAAAGAGATACCGTTATTTTTGTTTAACGATGCGGAAGTTTCGGTCGTGGCCGATCTTGTAAGGAAAAATAACATCACTCGTGTTTATTCGGCCAAAGCACTCAACTCTCGAAAAAAGTCTTGGCAGAGGGAGGTGGTTCAAACAATTCCCGATGTGCAATTTAAAGAGCTTAGCTCCGAAATCTTACTGGATCTCCCCTCGTTAGAAATGTCTGAAAACAGCATCGACGATCATTTTACTTCGTTTCGAAAAAAAGTGGAGTCCCGCTGGTTTGTTCCCGCGTGCACGGAAACTCCAAAGTCGATTCCACAACCTTGGCCTTTGGATGACGATCATAAAAAGTATGTCGTTCTCCCTGGAGAGGTCAAACAAAGATCCCTCAGTTTTACCGGCGGCCGCAGTGCCGGACTGAACCGTCTTCATTATTACCTTTTCGAGTCTCAAAGAATTAAAACTTATAAAGAAACGCGAAATGGAATGCTGGCATTTGATGATTCCTCAAAGCTGTCGCCGTGGCTCGCACAAGGATGTATTTCTCCTCGGGAAGTGTATTGGGCGATCAAAAAGTTCGAGGGCGAAGTTCAAGCCAACGAATCGACCTATTGGCTGGTGTTCGAACTACTATGGAGAGACTATTTTAAATTTTTATCGGTGAAATACCAGGATAAATTTTTTCGCCGCCAAGGGATATCTTCGAAGCCTTATTTGTCAGAAAATTCGCAGGACAGTGAAAACGTCTTTGAGCTCTGGAAGGCCGGGAAGACAAAAAATGACTTTATCAATGCGAACATGATCGAGTTATTAAAAACCGGTTGGATGTCGAATCGGGGGCGTCAGAACGTGGCGAGCTATCTCGTCAAAACCTTAAAGATCGATTGGACTTGGGGCGCAGATTGGTTTGAAAGAAACTTGATGGATTACGATTGTGAAAACAATTGGGGAAACTGGCTTTACCAGTCGGGTCGGGGCACTGATCCTCGAGATCGGGTTTTCAATCCTGATTTACAAGCCGAGATGTATGATCCTCAAGGGGAGTACCGCAGAAA
This genomic window from Bdellovibrionales bacterium contains:
- a CDS encoding DASH family cryptochrome: MKSAIWFTNDLRVYDNKVVAKAIEQSSSMIGFFILPNLQSQPQKTFLMESLEDLALQLKAKEIPLFLFNDAEVSVVADLVRKNNITRVYSAKALNSRKKSWQREVVQTIPDVQFKELSSEILLDLPSLEMSENSIDDHFTSFRKKVESRWFVPACTETPKSIPQPWPLDDDHKKYVVLPGEVKQRSLSFTGGRSAGLNRLHYYLFESQRIKTYKETRNGMLAFDDSSKLSPWLAQGCISPREVYWAIKKFEGEVQANESTYWLVFELLWRDYFKFLSVKYQDKFFRRQGISSKPYLSENSQDSENVFELWKAGKTKNDFINANMIELLKTGWMSNRGRQNVASYLVKTLKIDWTWGADWFERNLMDYDCENNWGNWLYQSGRGTDPRDRVFNPDLQAEMYDPQGEYRRKWLQG
- a CDS encoding FAD-dependent oxidoreductase, with amino-acid sequence MNTSHPPVVIIGAGLAGLACAITLHKSSVPVVLLEKSDQVGGRVRTFRDQGYLLDHGFQVLLTTYPELKNFLDLDQLDMKYFNSGALIYTPDKLRLLANPLIHPSHLINESFSDIVSFKDKALVLKLITKLLMFSDDNSREMRTIDFLRNFGFSDHFIEIFWRPFLAGVYLDLDLEVDAGYFMFLMRNFSKGRVGVPAQGMQEIPLQMLGQLPKSQVEVNAQIEFFSANEVRMRDGRVLPAKAVVVAHSEEKDSTDSMTNPAFRGVVNYYFSTTTDLNWDAWLLLVPPQFGLQINNVSVMSNVSADYAPPGEQLISVSLVGHSDPGQEVVKAELQKIAGVPVPLKFIRKFHIKKALPKSYSGTHTEIKDGVYFCGDHLSSPSLNGALQSGRLTAQKIMENMGHRV